One window of Triticum dicoccoides isolate Atlit2015 ecotype Zavitan chromosome 5A, WEW_v2.0, whole genome shotgun sequence genomic DNA carries:
- the LOC119301633 gene encoding uncharacterized protein LOC119301633: protein MLPRIQRSIFYLGEEGGDGHRGADDHHGDNIVDIQRRLGGHTHGRRLRRGGRDVVVGLQILVQHHPQPCHVVLKQMVSSPPARRRLSGSFSGACSLCRRELSPDKDVYMYRGDQGFCSEECRRQQILSDEAREHEAMVSKERRGLAHRRHHPGPWPAPPVAIRGAPRRLLAVA from the exons ATGCTTCCCAGGATCCAGAGAAGCATCTTCTATCTCGGGGAGGAGGGTGGTGATGGCCACCGTGGTGCTGATGATCACCATGGAGATAACATTGTTGACATCCAGCGGCGCCTCGGGGGGCACACCCACGGCCGCCGTCTGCGGCGAGGAGGGCGAGACGTCGTCGTCGGGCTGCAGATCCTCGTCCAGCACCACCCGCAACCGTGTCATGTCGTCCTCAAGCAGATGGTCAGctcgccgccggcccgccgccgcCTTTCTGGCAGCTTCTCGGGAGCCTGCTCCCTGTGCCGGAGGGAGCTCAGTCCCGACAAAGACGTGTACATGTACAG GGGTGACCAGGGGTTCTGCAGCGAGGAGTGCCGGCGGCAGCAGATCTTGTCGGACGAGGCCAGAGAGCACGAGGCCATGGTCAGCAAGGAGCGTCGAGGTCTGGCTCACCGCCGTCACCACCCCGGGCCATGGCCGGCGCCGCCGGTGGCGATCCGGGGCGCGCCGAGGAGATTACTGGCGGTAGCGTAG